The Myripristis murdjan chromosome 4, fMyrMur1.1, whole genome shotgun sequence region tgtgcccttgagcatcaattacagcttgacaacgacgtctcatgctgttcacaagtcgacttattgtctgctgaggcatggcatcccactcttcttgaagggcggccctcaggacattgaggttctggggtacagagctccagcctctacacggtgactcagctgatcccataggttttctatgggatgcaggtctggagaaagtgcaggccactccatttgaggtaccccagtctccagcagccattccctaatgatacgacctcgatgagctggagcatcaaacacctgatgtgaattttgctgttaaactccttgttagagaacagcaacttgtgcaaaaagtactgaaacactgaacagttggacatgtgcattcaaaagtttacagaaggtcacattgagttcacctgtaaaggttataatgtattttaggttcatcctgaaatttcacccgaaagccgaatatccctaactttttgtgagtagtgtatatatatacagtacaggccaaaagtttggacacaccttctcattcaatgcgttttctttattttcatgactatttacattgtagagtctaactgaaggaatcaaaactatgaatgaacacatgtggagttatgtacttaacaaaaaaaggtgaaataactgaaaacatgttttatattctagtttcttcaaaatagccaccctttgctctgattactgctttgcacactcttggcattctctcaatgagcttcaagaggtagtcacctgatcTAATGAGGTCGGAACACCTGTCCCTGCGTCTACTCTCCATTACAGCGTCCTACCAGAGATTgcagtttttttcgattgcttacacactaagaacatacacttaaaccaatgtgacaaaacttgaagtcattggaactaaaccttaaacacagcgtggccataccttagacacatgtgctgctttaaactgtgtttgcaattctacaacacacttcctccttaacactagacactatttcatacagaagacacctcgctcaaaaatgaaagcatgtggttacaattgggaaaacacttatgttcaaaatacaaaacacatcgggtaattagaaaacccgagacacacacatgaaagcacttacttagaaaactgaacaccaatcagtcagggcctaagcactacaaacaggccccatgtcagccatgttgagtactttgcatggaggcggtgagagaaagaggcacaggaagacatcgtatgcgatgtggatgagattttgtagctgtacgtagtttgattttgttatattgttttatttttgctttacatactatgcatgtatgtttatttatgtttgtcaaaaggctcttaccatgacaaaacctttcaaacatgcagcaaaagcacattttgtcagcgcCCAATGcaactaatccagccactcactcacttcatattcaacaccaaaatgcaacataccctttccagtctgagcaggttcaacctcactttttcttgtgtgtatgcagtcatatttttttgacaatttgcatagttacatattgtaaagcaagtagcaaaagccaatatttccctcaaacaactcaacttctgcccaaatgagtagattccttcagtcagctctactgcactgtaacacagctgacagcagaaaacaaaatacagctatcagtttgaacaaggttctcctgtgtgctacacattcaaatgtgaacttacagtaaagaactgcatccaaactcagaaagactttgaagtgaaatttttactgtatttatggcaaaaactgaaatactgtaattcccATACaatattacacagaaaaactcaaaggagttgaaaaaaatacagaatacaatttataggccccttttttttaggtgcatactgattgattggtgaatggtgctttgtggaaagggtagtgatgcaggtgcactagtgatttcacagtgatgcaggtgcaaaagagtgtgaaaaatgtgtgaatccaatgaaaaggtatgaacacatttgcaaaagaaaacttctgctgtggtttggaggtgaagatgatggcaaagtggatcccagtttcattatactggaaaaagtgattgaaaaaaactgtactgtaaagtacagtatactctatactgtattcagttttgagtttacacctttcttatttatttttattttttggttattttgcaaacagttgttactgtgaaaaatgtgcttaatttctattttgagctttgcagaattctttttgaagaaataaatgaaaagcagtaaaaactgcagtgttttgtgttaagtatattgttgtgttgcttgctgctgtgaaagtgtgttcatattatagaaatgtgtatccttttgttatcagagttgcattttgacaaaggatttttaagttttgatgactgagtttcagtttgtcataaatgtgtatggtttatttccaggtgttgtgtcttatttgcgctgtgtttagagttttggcacagtgagcaaagcatttgtaaaatgagttcaagcaatcaaaaaaaaactgtaatgtctTCCTTATCAACCGCATCGGGAGGTGTGGTCTATAGGCGCAAAACGAAGAGCTATTTTTTGACGGACTCTGAACTCGGGTGTTttagctattttatttttcagccacTGGGTTTACGAGCCATAGGATTGTGGGTACAGAAAGAGTGAAAACAGACGCTTCGAGAGCGAAAGAGGAAAAACCGGAACAGGGATATTTCCTATACTGACCAGCTGTCTGTGTCGCTCGACTTTACAATGTGGCTGTATGATCTTTTGTTCAGCCTCGACGTCAAGGCAAtactgctgtttgttgttttctttctcttggtAGCCGATTTCCTCAAAAACAGGAATGCTGAAAATTACCCTCCCGGACCCCTGGCTCTGCCCCTTGTGGGTCACCTTTTCAGTGTCGACCTGGGACGACCTCACCTCACGTTTACCAAGGTAAGCCCTCAACACAGAGGTGTCAACACGACCCCAAATGACAATGAGAACGCCAGatgatttcatttcacatgTAACATCATttcaaattgctttttttttgtcttttctgataTTAAAAATAAGCCGTGCTGTTCAGAACTGACAttaacatttgcattttatctGGAAGAGAAATGCAGCATGAAGTCAACACCATTTACACCATGACTTAGGGTTGGGTATGGTAATATATCAgtattatattgatatcatcATATTACaatagatattgtctgggattttctatattgtaatattgtgatatggcataagtgttgtcttttccttgttttaaaagctttattattataaggtgatgtaattttctgaacttaccaGACTTTTGAAGCTGTTCTATCTGCTTTTACCCACTTACTTACTATATCGGCAttaatgatgattatttttcaaaaatctcatagtgtaaatattttgtgaaagcaacAGTAATCATCCCCAAAATATTgccacaatatcaatattgaggcatttggtcaaaaataaaatgatatttgattttgtccatatcaccgaGCCCTACAACTGTTAGTGTACCCTGAAGTGGCTAATTGGCTCTTGGCTCTTTTCTCTTCTAACTCTAAAATGTTAAGGTGCTTTGAAATGTGCAATTGTATTcaaccatttgtttttttgtttttttatctgtttcatGTAATGCCCACAGCTAACCAAGGCTTATGGGAATGTGTTCAGCATCCGTTTTGGGAGTGATaagatggtgtttgtgtgtgggtacaAGATGGTGAAGGAGGCCATAGTGACACAGGCAGAGAACTTTGTGGATCGGCCGTACAGTCCAATGTCTGAGAGGATATATAATGGGACATCAGGTGaaactctttctccctctcttccgcTCTCATGCTGTACAGGAATGAGTTATCACAACCCTTATACTGTTTATTACATCTTCATTGTCCATAGCTGGTCTATTCATGAGCAGTGGTGAAATATGGAAGAAACAGCGACGTTTTGCCCTGTCGACCTTACGTAGCTTTGGTCTGGGAAAAAGCTCTATGGAACAGTCTATTTGTGAGGAGTGTCACCACCTgctggaagagatggagaaggagaaaggTATATGGCAGAATGAACTTTGATTCCCACATCATTACATATTCCTAAGCAATATATTTGACCAGAAGACTTCAATATTCCAGGTGAAGCTTTCAATCCTGCAAGACTCTTCAACAATGCTGTATCCAACATCATTTGCCAGCTGGTGATGGGGAGACGGTTTGACTACAGCGACCACAACTTCCAGATCATGCTTAAGAACCTGTCTGAAGCCATTCAGCTAGAGGGCAGCATGTGGGGTCTAGTAAGCAGAAAATAGCCATTTGATCTAgtcacacattttgaaagaagACAGTGTAGTTTGCTGTCagattttttccctcagtgtgaAGGGTCAGAGGGTAGTAGAACACAAATGGAAATGTACATAAAATGTCACCTCACTGGCAATTTTCCTCTAATAGTTGTATGAGGCGTTTCCTGGAGTGATGAAACACTTGCCTGGTCCTCACAACAAAATGTTTAGCTATTATAAATACTTGGAGGGATTCATCAGTCAGGAGATACAGAGGCACAAGAAGGACCTGGACCCCAATAATCCACGGGACTACATTGACACTTTCATCCTGGAAATGCAGAATGTATGTGAGCTACCACATAGCACATAGGCTGAAGAATAAGCTTTTCTGGCTGTCAAGCCACCATTCACTCACCACTATGTATCTCTACTTCATTTCTGAGCAGCACCAAAGAGAGTCTAATCTGGGCTTCAGTGAGGCCAATCTGGCTCTGTGCTCTCTAGATCTGTTCCTGGCTGGAACGGAGACCACCTCCACCACTTTGCTGTGGGCCTTGACTTTCCTCATCAAGTACCCCGATGTTCAGGGTAGGTGAAATCCCCAGTCCTACACtgtggaaatgtaaaaaaaaaaaaaaaaaaaaaaaaaaaaattgctgaatttatattttaaaagagTCTGTatgctttgtttgctttttgaaaGCTCATATTCTTGTGGCAGGGAGGCAGCCTAACTACACAGTAAACATTTCTTTCACAAAGGCATTCTGAAGTTACGCTCAGTCCATGGGAACTATAGCTAATAACAATAGTGAAAAAACCCTTCAGGACTTCAACTTGATCCCTTTCATCACCCCATGTGTTTCAGCGAGAACGATGTTGTCAGtgcataataaataatgaaagaCCATTAAAACACTCCAGCAGGCACAGTTAATTGGAAAAATAGCAATATCTGTGCAGGGAGGCAGGGAAAGATAATACTTTTGTTTGGAATAGAAATACATAGACTAGAACAAAAGTCTGCCTACTTCAGTGATTTAATATGCATGCATGGTATTGTGTCCTGAAGAAAAGAACTTGCTGTGAaatacttaaaggaatactcaaatgttttgggcaaaataccatttttttcCGACTCACTCAAAGTGAGACAAGATACCATTTTGAGTACCTGGAAGaaagcctcacagctcagaCCTTTGTGGCTTTTTTGGGTCCTCAAATATAATCCTTCTTCACAACAGTCAAATTGCTGCCCTGaacttttctcttttccagtTTATTGTTAGCTTAAATACTTCTCTTTGACTATCTAGAAAAAGTCCAGGCAGAGATCGACAGAGTGATTGGACAGACCCGCCAGCCCACTATGGCCGACAGACCCAACATGCCCTACACTGACGCTGTCATCCATGAGATCCAGAGGATGGGAAACATTGTCCCTCTCAACGGACTCAGGATGGCTGCCAAAGACACAACACTGGGAGGCTACTTCATACCCAAggtgcacacatacatagaccACAGTCATTCAAGAAGTCAAAACTGGTTTGGATTTGTTCATGTTTCTTGAGAATTATGAACATATGAGGCAAAATGTGGGTGAAGTCAGCCAATGTTTGACTTTTACCTCTGATTCATGTTAGGGTACTGCCTTGATGCCCATGCTGACCTCTGTGCTGTTTGACAAGAATGAATGGGAGACTCCAGACACCTTCAACCCTGGACACTTCCTAGATGCTGATGGCAAATTTGTAAGGAGAGAGGCGTTCTTGCCTTTCTCTGCAGGTAAACTTCTTTATCCCTAATCTCAAACATGACCCAACAATGATCACAACATAGTCTGGATTTAATCCAGATCCAGAGCTGTTTTTCCCCtgcatgtttgaatgtgtgttttttttcctcagggaaACGTGTGTGTCTTGGAGAAGGCCTAGCCAGGATGGAgctgttcctgttttttgtcagtttattccAGAAGTTCACTTTCTCCACACTGGATGGAGTAGAGCTGGATACTGAGGGTGTAATCGGAACTACACACGTACCGAAACCCTTCAAGGTCTATGCCAAGGCTCGCTGAACCATGAAAAGTCTCATTTAACCCTTTTCACTTGTTAGTCCTCACCTTTGTCTATTGTTTGATTTTGCCATGCCAGTACCATTCCCACACTCTATAAAATGGACTAATGTACTAATTATAAGACCTCATCCAAAGAACTGTACCTTGCAATATGCCTACTGAGTTCTTTCAGAACAAGGTTAAAACTAACAACTCTGTGGCACTTATTAAAGTTAACTGACTTACTTAACGCAAATCTTGAAAGATTTTGTAAATACTCATAAACACATAGGTCAGGATAATCTTTTGGTACCTgcttgaaatgaaaaagagaaggggagaaaaaactGCACATTATCAGTCAATGGGACAATACTGCAGGACGAATGTACTTTTAAActgacagaagaaaataaaaagaagaaagatcTCCTTTTTGATCATGTTTGGGCTTACATCACTACTTCATGTTTTTCAGGTGAGAgcagttttgcattttgcaggGATGGTAGGCAAAGTAGATTGGCTtaagggttttatttttttgcccttttttttgttagtaGTATATTTTGGTCTGTCCTCAGCTTATTCCTTGTCTGTGTATTTGAGAGGAAACTGCCTATGACTtgattattttggtcaataAAGGATGTTTTCACTCTCTCCCAGTACCCCCCATCTCTAATTAGGTTTTGGATGGCGCAGCAAGTGAGGGCCCAAACATTTGAAATTTATCCGTCCCTTGCTCTCCTTTGCTCCGGCTCTGCTTCACAGTGTAGCTCTGTGATCTGCTTCTGGGGCTCGACGTCAAAGGAATActgctctttattttttccactctcctgcttgtttacttttttaaaaagcgGAATCCACCCAACTTTCCTCCAGGACCACTGGCTCTTCCACTTTTAGGAAATGTGTTACGCATTGATAATAAACAACCTAACATTTACCTAACCAAGGTAAGCAGCTTCAAGGTCAATAAACACGTGATGAGAGtaggaaaaacaataaaaccaagcACTGCAGATTATTCTGTAGTTATGGATTACTTATAAGATAATGAGAAATTACTGCCCTAAATATTAACACTATTTCTGCTTCATATATGAGATTACTACAtaaacctattttttttttaacataacacCACATCATAGAGtaccaaaatgtcaaaaaagaaagaaaaaaaaagaaaatagttgaCTGCAGAAAAGTAGAAAACAATGTTTAGAAACTGCTGATTGCAATTCACATTGTTTTGAGAGTATTGTCCTGAGACATGCATCTTATCAGAGTCACATGCTAGACAACAAGGGATTTATTCTCTGCTGCGCACACAGCTAGCTGATGCCTATGGGAATGTGTTTTGCATTCGCCTGGGAAGAGACACAACAGTGTTTGTGTCTGGCTACAAGATGGTGAAGGAGGCTTTAGTGACGCAGGCAGAGAACTTCATGGATCGACCTGACAACCCGATGGTTTCCAGGCTTTATTCAGGGAACTCAGGTGAATCAGAGTGACTGGCCCACCCAGTAGTGGAATCATTAATCAATAGAAACTTAAAAACTTCCACTCACATGGAGAGGTTAATCAGTGCAATGAGgaaattaacaagaaatgaaTTTAATACGAGTATATTTCATATCTATCTTCAGTGTGTACCCACAATTCAATAAGTTTTAGTTGGGACAAAAATAATTCATTGCAAATACAGATTAAGTGTACAGTACAGATGTGTCACTGAATGAAATCATTTGACTTGTGTCAACTAAAacttattttggaaaaaaaaaaaaaaaaagagagaaaattgtcAGCTACATTGCTAATGGATTCCCATTTTGTCTCCAAGCAGCTGTACAATGCATTCCCCAGACTGATGAAGAGCCTGCCAGGGCCTCAAAATGCCATATTTAGCCTCTTAAAATCACTGGAGGCCTTCATCagaggagagatagagagacacaaGGTGGACTTGGACCCCAACAACTCACGAGATTACATTGACACCTTCCTCATGGAGGAGAAAGTATGGAGGAGGCCCgccgtgtctgtctgtcttgtcatGTCCGTGTTTTGCCTTACATCTCTTATTTGttataatatcactgtaatgCATGGCCTAGAAGTGATTAATCTAACTTAAATCCAGTAAATCTcatttcatacaaaaataagtaaatatgcATAATTTAATGTAGTTCTTCTATGCTGAGCAAAATAGTTATATCGTTggtacagaacatttttaatgctttttagttattttgttgTGCATGTCCGTAAATTCACCCTGAACATCCTGTTTTGTTAGAtgcttgtaaagcactttgaattgcaattttatgtgtttgaaaggtgctatatggataaagtttgtttgattgattgattgattgattgattgatggctCATAGTAGGAGTGGTGGATTTTGACCAGtgcattaacattttaattaactgttacAGGGTCACAGGTGTGTGATTGTGGGGTATTTTACAGCTTGGAAtgtgactcagccaatcagtaATGAGCACATCTATTATTAAGTGAATATGTTTGCCCACTCTTGTCTCCATGCATTGTTTCTTGCAGCTCGAAGAGAACCGTGAGGTGGGGTTTTATGAGGGTAACCTGGTTCTGTGCTGTCTAGCCCAGAACAGGCAAAGAAATATCCTTATTCACACGCCTCCCATTTCTGCGAGGAAGCAATCGATGTAGTCTCTTGATGAGGAGGGGTCAAAgtcttctctgtgttttctgatcTTGCTTTTCATGAAGTCAAAAATCTTATACATCAGAGTGAAGATCCTCTGGTGAGGTCCAGGAAGCCTCTTCATCAGCCAGGGCAGCATGTTAAAAATCTACACAACACCCACACGGTTAGTCTGCCACTTTTACCACCTGGCAGCAACTTTGGCATCATGACCACATATTCTGAACAATGTCAGGCTGTCATAGATGTGTTATGCTGTTGTCCACTCATCTGTCCTATCACTTCTTTTAGGGTACAGCTAACAGAGTGATCAGGCTCAACACTGCCCTAAGACATACATGTGTTATGGGTTTGTGACTTTGTGGCATGAACATCTGGTGGCAGATTGAACGGTTGACGACACTcagtaattcatttttttttatttattttaaggttTATTAAAGTGTTTAAGGAGTATTCGTAATCTGTGAAAGAGACACACCAACCCTGTTTGAACTTGGTTTTAAAATGCGTTTTGGGTGATCAGATCTTCCAAAAGTCGACAGCACTAAACACAAGCGAAAACGACCTCAAAACCCAATTATGATACGATCACTCAAACCACTTGCCAATGTGATCTGAGACACATTTGACCACATATCGTTGTGTAAATGCTAATGTGCTCTGATGCGTCCCAGACAAGGACATAGTGGATGAAGTTATGAAGGCATTAAAGAAATCCAAACACGTGGTAAGCTAAGACACTTTCAAGGTTCATTATAAAGACAGGCATGAACAGCGTTGTCTGTCCTCTTGTGTTTTGATCAccaaaatgcatatttaatCCAAGTGGTTTTAGATACAAAAGGATGACAAATCAAAAACTTTCCGCTGTACCTCATCTCCTCGCTACGCAGGTCCTGCCACGATTAAATTAGCTGCCCttaacatttcctgtgttttatttggctcattattcagtgttgatttgtgtgtgacagacgtGTATGGGGCATTTATACGGGGCAAAATGCTCAACATTTCATTAGGCTATCAATTTAAGGACGATTCCGTATTTTACGGGACGGGTGGCAACCCTATGCATGGCCATGAAGAACTTATGCATTAAGAGAGAAAGCCAGCCAGAGTTTGCCGACATTTTTCATGGCGATTTCCCAGGGATGCCAAACATATGCGCCGCTTCTCCAGCCGTCTTTATCCACTCTGCATGTTCAGGGGGCGTGTCACTCAAGGTGTCGCAAAAGCTGTGTGACACCGGGAAGGTAGtagctgcacttttctttttttctcttatcaaaGTAGTGAGAGCCTGGTCTCGACCGGTCTTGATCAAAAATCCCGAGTCCGAGACCGAGACAAGACCGAGTG contains the following coding sequences:
- the LOC115357725 gene encoding cytochrome P450 2J6-like, producing MWLYDLLFSLDVKAILLFVVFFLLVADFLKNRNAENYPPGPLALPLVGHLFSVDLGRPHLTFTKLTKAYGNVFSIRFGSDKMVFVCGYKMVKEAIVTQAENFVDRPYSPMSERIYNGTSAGLFMSSGEIWKKQRRFALSTLRSFGLGKSSMEQSICEECHHLLEEMEKEKGEAFNPARLFNNAVSNIICQLVMGRRFDYSDHNFQIMLKNLSEAIQLEGSMWGLLYEAFPGVMKHLPGPHNKMFSYYKYLEGFISQEIQRHKKDLDPNNPRDYIDTFILEMQNHQRESNLGFSEANLALCSLDLFLAGTETTSTTLLWALTFLIKYPDVQEKVQAEIDRVIGQTRQPTMADRPNMPYTDAVIHEIQRMGNIVPLNGLRMAAKDTTLGGYFIPKGTALMPMLTSVLFDKNEWETPDTFNPGHFLDADGKFVRREAFLPFSAGKRVCLGEGLARMELFLFFVSLFQKFTFSTLDGVELDTEGVIGTTHVPKPFKVYAKAR